In Nostoc sp. CENA543, a single genomic region encodes these proteins:
- a CDS encoding nucleotidyltransferase domain-containing protein, protein MTPINNSIIAEIIRRLVELLNPEEIILFGSYAWGMPHQYSDLDLCIIVSNDIPDFDRIEWGVQAINALDDLMIDVDILIKTRNDVETFKNVPASLTRKILTEGKLLYGQGKTHSDTVLVEKSPT, encoded by the coding sequence ATGACTCCAATCAACAACTCAATTATTGCAGAAATTATCCGACGATTGGTAGAGCTACTAAACCCTGAAGAAATTATCTTATTTGGTTCTTATGCTTGGGGAATGCCTCATCAATATAGCGATTTAGATTTGTGTATTATTGTATCAAACGATATACCAGATTTTGACAGGATTGAGTGGGGAGTGCAAGCGATTAATGCTCTTGATGATTTAATGATTGATGTCGATATTCTCATTAAAACTAGAAACGATGTAGAAACATTTAAAAATGTCCCCGCATCTCTGACCAGAAAAATTTTAACAGAAGGTAAGTTACTTTATGGACAAGGCAAAACGCATTCTGATACAGTTTTGGTTGAAAAAAGCCCAACGTGA
- a CDS encoding XisH family protein, which produces MPAKDKFHDIVKLALEKDGWNITNDPLYIDFGQVQMRIDLGAEKLLAAEKEGEKIAVEIKSFLNPSAITDFHLALGQFLNYRTALREKEPDRHLYLAVDIETYNDFFTLTFIQLQIQEFQLKLVIYDTEIEEIVRWIS; this is translated from the coding sequence ATGCCAGCGAAGGATAAATTTCACGATATTGTGAAATTAGCTTTAGAGAAAGATGGCTGGAATATTACCAATGACCCTCTGTATATTGATTTTGGTCAAGTTCAGATGCGTATTGATTTGGGAGCAGAGAAGTTACTCGCAGCAGAAAAGGAAGGTGAAAAAATTGCTGTTGAAATCAAAAGTTTTCTAAATCCATCAGCTATCACTGATTTTCATCTTGCTCTCGGACAATTCCTTAATTATCGTACTGCTCTGAGAGAAAAAGAACCAGATCGTCACCTATATTTGGCTGTTGATATAGAAACTTATAATGATTTTTTTACGCTTACATTTATACAACTTCAAATCCAAGAATTTCAATTAAAGCTAGTGATTTATGATACTGAAATTGAGGAGATAGTAAGATGGATAAGTTAG
- a CDS encoding serine/threonine-protein kinase, with product MIGQILGGRYQITAQIGQGGFGITYTAIDTGRPGNPQCIVKQFKPMSVSLYTLTNAKRLFDTEAEKLERLGNHDQIPRLLAFFEENKQFYIVQEYIEGHDLAQELISGQKLSEAIVIQLLQDILEVLNFVHEQKLIHRDLKPSNIRRRQSDGKIILIDFGAVKEVTTQFVNAQGQTSLTVAVGTHGYIPSEQTNGKPTFQSDIYAVGIIAIQALTGINPYPGGFPTDSKTGEIIWRNHAQVSSKLANIIDKMVRYDYRQRYQSVNEVLQAIKNLSRKSSHKKVWFGAGLLVLITPVIFWIFSQLNKPQPTFTTYDGVNAGITIKYPSTDWQPIKPPGGDFEDEVIKFVPKTQNQQNKCILEVVINSHELPKKLLSLDEFKSEALKQIQKNNPNQQVTDASQPSTTLSKFPAYKLTYTRQDGECKLQAMEIGTLRNGKAYFITYTAEEKEYNKYLDVVEEMINSFEIKAE from the coding sequence ATGATAGGTCAAATTCTCGGTGGACGCTACCAAATTACAGCACAAATTGGTCAAGGTGGATTTGGCATTACCTACACAGCCATTGACACAGGAAGACCAGGGAATCCTCAGTGTATCGTCAAGCAGTTTAAACCAATGTCAGTCAGTTTATATACTTTGACAAATGCTAAAAGATTGTTTGACACCGAAGCCGAAAAACTAGAAAGGTTAGGAAATCATGACCAGATTCCCCGACTTTTGGCGTTCTTTGAAGAAAACAAGCAATTTTATATAGTACAAGAATACATAGAAGGTCACGACCTAGCGCAAGAATTAATCTCAGGTCAAAAGCTGAGTGAGGCGATAGTAATTCAACTTTTACAAGATATTTTAGAAGTCTTAAATTTTGTCCATGAACAGAAATTAATTCATCGGGATCTTAAACCCTCAAATATTCGCCGCCGCCAATCTGATGGCAAAATTATTTTAATTGACTTTGGTGCAGTTAAGGAAGTTACTACTCAGTTTGTTAATGCTCAAGGACAAACAAGTTTGACTGTTGCTGTTGGTACTCATGGTTATATACCCAGTGAACAAACCAATGGTAAACCAACTTTTCAGAGTGATATTTATGCAGTAGGAATTATCGCCATCCAAGCTTTAACAGGCATAAATCCCTACCCTGGAGGGTTTCCCACAGATTCAAAAACAGGTGAAATCATCTGGCGCAATCATGCTCAAGTTAGTTCTAAACTAGCAAATATCATTGATAAAATGGTGCGCTACGATTATCGTCAGCGTTATCAATCAGTTAATGAAGTATTGCAGGCTATAAAAAATTTATCTCGGAAGTCTTCACATAAAAAAGTATGGTTTGGTGCGGGTTTATTAGTATTAATTACACCTGTAATTTTCTGGATTTTTTCTCAATTGAATAAACCACAACCTACATTTACAACTTATGATGGTGTAAATGCTGGCATTACAATTAAATATCCTTCAACTGACTGGCAACCAATTAAACCTCCTGGGGGAGATTTTGAGGATGAGGTGATTAAATTTGTTCCTAAAACTCAGAATCAGCAAAATAAATGTATTTTAGAAGTTGTAATCAACAGTCATGAACTACCTAAAAAATTATTATCTCTGGATGAATTTAAAAGTGAAGCATTAAAACAAATTCAAAAGAATAATCCGAATCAACAAGTTACAGATGCTTCTCAACCATCAACCACACTATCAAAATTTCCGGCTTACAAATTAACTTACACTCGTCAAGATGGGGAATGTAAACTGCAAGCAATGGAAATCGGTACACTCAGAAATGGTAAGGCTTACTTTATCACCTATACAGCAGAAGAGAAAGAATATAATAAGTATTTAGATGTGGTTGAGGAAATGATTAATTCATTTGAAATTAAAGCGGAATGA
- a CDS encoding UPF0175 family protein yields the protein MNTFIQPINLQISSDSLNQGESAIRQELAIQLYAHNIFTFAQARNLADLSVWEFQQILGKQKIERHYNETDLSQDIEVANCIFFNKL from the coding sequence ATGAATACATTTATTCAACCAATAAATTTACAGATATCATCTGATTCTTTAAATCAAGGTGAGTCAGCCATCCGCCAAGAGTTAGCTATACAGCTATATGCACACAATATTTTTACTTTTGCTCAAGCCCGTAACTTAGCTGATTTATCTGTGTGGGAATTTCAGCAGATTTTGGGCAAACAGAAAATTGAACGTCATTATAACGAAACAGATTTATCTCAAGATATTGAAGTAGCAAATTGTATCTTTTTCAATAAATTGTAA
- a CDS encoding serine protease, translating to MNWRLKHKIIYLVCLLICLGGVSFALSKQQGVSSESTRVERSNRLSVEQLQKLAQTITVKITTSELLGSGTLLKRQGQIYTVITNAHVLRTAKPPYQIQTADGRVYQATVLQITDLQQDDLAVLQFRSPDIVYPVANLLNASHLRVGDEVFVGGFIANLATQKQSTPTKTQFVFTSGKVTLLLDKALEQGYQIGYTNDVRKGMSGAPLLNIHGEVVGINSLHKDPLWDTPEVYQDGSQPQAQLQELITRSSMAIPIRKELLQNHRGNQS from the coding sequence ATGAACTGGCGGCTCAAACACAAAATTATTTATCTGGTGTGCTTGCTGATTTGTCTTGGTGGTGTTTCCTTTGCACTGTCAAAACAGCAGGGCGTTTCTAGCGAGTCTACCAGAGTAGAGCGATCTAATCGTCTTTCTGTCGAGCAATTGCAAAAATTAGCTCAGACAATCACCGTCAAAATTACCACATCAGAGTTACTTGGTTCAGGAACTCTACTAAAACGCCAAGGTCAAATTTATACAGTAATTACCAATGCTCACGTTTTGAGAACCGCTAAACCACCCTATCAAATTCAAACAGCAGATGGGCGTGTATATCAAGCTACTGTATTGCAGATTACCGATTTGCAGCAGGATGATTTAGCCGTGTTGCAGTTTCGTAGTCCCGATATAGTTTATCCAGTCGCTAACCTCCTTAATGCGTCTCATTTGCGAGTCGGGGATGAGGTGTTTGTGGGTGGATTTATCGCCAATTTAGCAACTCAAAAGCAGTCTACCCCAACTAAAACTCAGTTTGTCTTTACCTCTGGGAAAGTCACCCTATTGTTAGACAAAGCATTAGAGCAAGGCTACCAGATTGGCTATACCAATGATGTGCGTAAAGGGATGAGTGGCGCACCATTGTTAAATATACATGGTGAAGTGGTGGGGATTAATAGCTTACATAAAGATCCCCTGTGGGATACGCCGGAAGTTTATCAAGATGGTTCGCAACCACAAGCCCAGTTGCAGGAACTAATTACTCGTTCTAGTATGGCTATACCGATTAGAAAAGAATTGTTGCAAAATCATCGGGGGAATCAATCATGA
- a CDS encoding trypsin-like peptidase domain-containing protein encodes MKAAGVLSALLLGAAIVIVQPVATALTPSEIADIAQQITVRIDGANTGSGVIIERQGNVYTVVTNWHVVQLKGNYTVHTPDGKKYTFNHSQVKQFRGVDLAIFQFTSNENYRVAEKGNSDLIKLGINISVAGYPQGTSDIKFIRGAISSRVSNPKDGYAFVYDIGGFPGMSGGAILDEQGKLIGIHGRATTRPDTNATTVLGIPLRTYLSLAPSVQPVATAPAPKPPVSTAPTPKPSDDWYTWTTPFGQAPSSPVATAPSAANFTLAKTLIGHSQKKVVYGFGMSFTEGSVLSVAFSPDGRTIASGSSDETIKIWNLATGQEISTLNGHSDSVKVAFSPDGRNIASGSSDKTIKIWNLATGQEIRTLNGHSHSVRSVAISPDGRTLASGSLDKTIKIWNIATGQDIRTLNGHSWPVFSVAISPDGRTLASGSRDYTIKIWNIATGQEIRTLNGHSDWVNSVAISPDGRTVASGSEDKTIKIWNLATGQEIRTLNGHSHSVSSVAFSPDGRTVASGSEDKTIKIWNLATGQEIRTLKGHSNTVTSVAFSPDGRTLASGSGDATIKIWRLSQ; translated from the coding sequence ATGAAGGCGGCTGGTGTACTTTCAGCATTATTATTGGGCGCAGCAATAGTCATAGTACAACCAGTAGCCACAGCGTTGACACCCTCAGAAATTGCTGATATTGCTCAACAAATTACAGTCCGCATTGATGGCGCAAATACTGGCTCTGGTGTAATTATTGAGCGTCAAGGCAATGTTTACACTGTGGTAACAAATTGGCACGTAGTCCAACTCAAAGGTAACTACACAGTACACACACCAGACGGCAAAAAATACACTTTCAACCACAGCCAAGTCAAACAATTTCGCGGTGTTGATTTAGCTATATTTCAGTTCACTAGTAACGAAAATTACCGTGTCGCCGAAAAGGGTAATTCTGACCTAATAAAATTAGGTATAAATATTTCTGTAGCAGGTTATCCCCAAGGAACATCAGACATCAAGTTTATCAGGGGTGCAATTTCCAGCCGAGTGTCAAACCCAAAAGATGGTTACGCCTTTGTGTATGACATCGGTGGGTTTCCGGGGATGAGTGGAGGCGCGATACTTGATGAGCAGGGTAAATTAATCGGGATTCACGGAAGGGCTACAACTCGTCCAGATACAAATGCTACTACTGTATTGGGTATTCCGTTGAGGACATATTTAAGTCTTGCGCCATCTGTGCAGCCAGTGGCTACTGCACCAGCACCAAAGCCACCAGTATCAACTGCACCAACTCCAAAGCCATCAGATGATTGGTATACATGGACAACACCTTTTGGGCAAGCACCAAGTTCACCAGTTGCAACTGCGCCATCAGCCGCTAACTTTACCCTGGCGAAGACTCTGATTGGACATTCGCAAAAAAAGGTGGTGTATGGTTTTGGTATGTCATTTACAGAAGGATCAGTTCTTTCAGTCGCCTTTAGCCCAGATGGCAGAACTATAGCTAGTGGTAGTTCTGACGAGACTATCAAAATCTGGAACCTCGCCACAGGACAAGAAATTAGTACCCTCAATGGTCATTCTGATTCGGTTAAAGTCGCTTTTAGCCCAGATGGCAGAAATATAGCTAGTGGTAGTTCTGACAAGACTATCAAAATCTGGAACCTCGCCACAGGGCAAGAAATTCGTACCCTCAATGGTCATTCTCATTCGGTTAGGTCAGTCGCCATTAGTCCAGATGGCAGAACTTTAGCTAGTGGTAGTCTTGACAAGACTATCAAAATCTGGAACATCGCCACAGGGCAAGACATTCGTACCCTCAATGGTCATTCTTGGCCGGTTTTCTCAGTCGCCATTAGTCCAGATGGCAGAACTTTAGCTAGTGGTAGTAGAGACTACACTATCAAAATCTGGAACATCGCCACAGGGCAAGAAATTCGTACCCTCAATGGTCATTCTGATTGGGTTAATTCAGTCGCCATAAGTCCAGATGGCAGAACTGTAGCTAGTGGTAGTGAGGACAAGACTATCAAAATCTGGAACCTCGCCACAGGGCAAGAAATTCGCACCCTCAATGGTCATTCTCATTCGGTTAGTTCAGTCGCTTTTAGTCCAGATGGCAGAACTGTAGCTAGTGGTAGTGAGGACAAGACTATCAAAATCTGGAACCTCGCCACAGGGCAAGAAATTCGTACTCTCAAAGGTCATTCTAATACGGTTACTTCAGTCGCATTTAGTCCAGATGGCAGAACTTTAGCTAGTGGTAGTGGCGACGCGACTATCAAAATTTGGCGGCTGTCTCAGTAG
- a CDS encoding XisI protein — translation MDKLEKYRAYIQQILTKYGSYKPSYGDVEVEQIFDTVRDHYQIVHVGWENKRRVYGCSIHIDIKSEKIWIQWNGTEINIAEELVAMGVPKQDIVIGFHSPYKRQFTDFAVG, via the coding sequence ATGGATAAGTTAGAAAAATATAGGGCATACATTCAGCAAATTTTGACAAAATATGGTAGTTATAAACCTTCTTATGGTGATGTAGAAGTAGAACAAATATTTGATACTGTACGTGACCATTATCAAATTGTTCATGTGGGTTGGGAAAATAAACGTCGTGTATATGGTTGTTCAATACACATTGATATCAAAAGTGAGAAAATTTGGATTCAATGGAATGGAACTGAGATAAATATTGCAGAAGAATTAGTGGCGATGGGTGTTCCCAAACAAGATATTGTCATAGGATTTCATTCACCTTATAAAAGACAATTTACAGATTTTGCTGTGGGTTAA
- a CDS encoding Ppx/GppA phosphatase family protein, translated as MLNLVSADYSSVNTQVVKQNRIIAAIDMGTNSLHMVIVRIDPNLPAFTIIAKEKETVRLGDRDITTGELKPEIMTKAIAALGRFQEVAKTANAETIIAVATSAMREAPNGKDFLHRVESELGLSVDLISGQEEARRIYLGVLSGMEFHNKPHIIIDIGGGSTEIILGDSQEPRTLTSTKVGAVRLTTELISSDPILDVEFQYLQAYVRGMLERSVDEVLANLKFGEFPRLVGTSGTIETIAMIQAREKLGNVPSTLNGYQFSLRDLEDWVNRLRKMTNAERAAIPGMPERRSEVILAGAVVLQEAMMLLGVDSITTCGRALREGVIVDWMLSHGLIEDKLRFQSSVRERSVLKQANKYQVNLTYSDRVAAFALSLFDQTQGQLHHWGINERQLLWAAAILHNCGHHISHSAHHKHSYYLIRNSELLGYNETEIEIIANLARYHRKSPPKKRHENYRNLLNKQHRQVVSQLSALLRLAVALDRRQIGAIAQIKCDYYPQFQKFNLLIYPTHPNDECALELWSLDFKKAVFEAEFGVKLVTHLEKGVRV; from the coding sequence ATGCTGAATTTAGTTTCGGCTGACTATTCGAGTGTTAATACTCAAGTAGTGAAGCAAAACCGGATTATTGCTGCCATTGATATGGGGACAAATTCCCTGCATATGGTCATCGTCAGGATTGACCCGAATCTACCAGCTTTTACGATTATTGCTAAAGAAAAAGAAACGGTAAGATTGGGCGATCGCGATATTACTACTGGTGAGTTAAAACCAGAAATTATGACAAAAGCGATCGCGGCTTTGGGTCGTTTCCAAGAGGTGGCTAAAACCGCTAATGCCGAAACTATCATTGCTGTCGCTACTAGTGCGATGCGGGAAGCTCCCAACGGCAAGGATTTTCTGCATAGAGTCGAATCTGAATTGGGTTTAAGTGTTGACTTGATTTCTGGTCAAGAAGAGGCGCGCCGCATCTATTTGGGTGTGCTGTCGGGGATGGAGTTCCATAACAAACCGCACATCATTATTGATATTGGTGGAGGTTCTACAGAAATCATTTTGGGTGATAGTCAAGAACCGCGCACTCTTACCAGCACTAAAGTCGGTGCTGTCCGTTTGACAACTGAGCTAATTAGTTCTGACCCCATCCTTGATGTTGAATTTCAGTATCTCCAAGCATATGTGCGGGGAATGTTGGAACGTTCTGTAGATGAGGTGTTAGCTAACCTCAAATTTGGTGAATTTCCCCGTTTAGTTGGTACTTCCGGCACAATTGAAACCATCGCCATGATTCAGGCGCGGGAAAAATTGGGTAATGTTCCTTCTACCCTCAACGGCTATCAATTCAGCCTGCGCGACTTGGAAGATTGGGTAAATCGCCTGCGGAAAATGACCAACGCCGAAAGAGCCGCTATTCCAGGAATGCCAGAAAGACGCTCAGAAGTCATTTTAGCGGGAGCAGTGGTATTACAAGAAGCAATGATGCTTTTGGGTGTGGATTCTATCACTACCTGTGGACGGGCTTTGCGGGAAGGTGTAATTGTTGACTGGATGTTAAGCCACGGCTTAATTGAAGACAAACTGCGCTTTCAAAGTTCGGTGAGGGAGAGGAGTGTTTTAAAACAGGCGAATAAATACCAAGTCAACTTAACATATAGCGATCGCGTTGCTGCCTTTGCTTTAAGTTTATTTGACCAAACCCAAGGACAACTGCACCATTGGGGCATAAATGAACGACAATTATTGTGGGCGGCGGCAATATTACACAACTGCGGTCATCATATTAGCCATTCAGCCCACCATAAACACTCTTACTATCTCATTCGCAACAGTGAATTACTCGGCTATAACGAAACCGAAATCGAAATCATTGCCAACTTAGCCCGTTATCATCGCAAATCGCCACCCAAAAAACGACACGAAAATTACCGTAATTTGTTGAATAAACAACATCGGCAAGTAGTTAGTCAATTGAGTGCGCTGTTAAGATTAGCCGTAGCATTAGACAGAAGACAAATTGGGGCGATCGCTCAAATCAAATGTGATTACTATCCCCAATTCCAGAAGTTTAATTTGTTAATTTATCCCACCCACCCCAATGATGAATGCGCCTTAGAACTCTGGAGTTTAGACTTCAAAAAAGCCGTATTTGAAGCGGAATTTGGCGTGAAATTGGTGACTCATTTAGAGAAGGGTGTAAGGGTTTAG
- a CDS encoding 4-hydroxybenzoate solanesyltransferase — translation MLETNQEPVLLTIIRLLRWHKPEGRLILMIPALWAVFLAAAGKPPVPLVGVIILGTLATSAAGCVVNDLWDRDIDPEVERTRDRPLASRALSVKVGIVVGIIALACAAVLAFYLNRLSFWLSVAAVPVILLYPGAKRVFPVPQLVLSIAWGFAVLISWSAVTQNISLPTWLLWGATVLWTLGFDTVYAMSDREDDRRIGVNSSALFFGNYAPVAIGVFFLGAIVLLGWLGVAIHLKLAFWISLTIGTISWLWQFIELRKPELPNPAYGQMFRQNVWIGFILLAGMILGSL, via the coding sequence ATGTTAGAAACCAACCAAGAACCAGTTTTGCTGACAATTATCCGGCTTTTGCGGTGGCATAAACCCGAAGGACGTTTGATTTTGATGATTCCGGCACTATGGGCAGTGTTTTTGGCTGCTGCTGGTAAGCCACCTGTGCCTTTAGTGGGTGTGATTATTTTAGGTACTCTCGCCACTAGTGCGGCTGGATGTGTGGTTAATGATTTATGGGATCGAGATATTGATCCAGAAGTCGAAAGAACACGCGATCGCCCTTTGGCTTCCCGTGCATTATCTGTAAAAGTGGGAATTGTCGTTGGAATTATTGCTTTAGCTTGTGCAGCAGTGCTGGCGTTTTATCTCAATCGGTTGAGTTTTTGGTTATCTGTGGCGGCTGTACCAGTGATTTTATTGTATCCTGGTGCCAAGCGTGTCTTTCCTGTACCGCAGTTGGTGTTGTCAATTGCCTGGGGTTTTGCGGTATTAATTAGCTGGAGTGCAGTCACACAAAATATTTCTCTACCCACTTGGTTATTGTGGGGGGCTACTGTGTTGTGGACACTGGGATTTGATACAGTTTACGCCATGAGCGATCGCGAAGATGACCGCCGCATTGGTGTAAATTCCAGTGCTTTGTTTTTCGGAAATTACGCACCTGTAGCCATTGGGGTGTTCTTTTTAGGTGCGATCGTTTTACTGGGTTGGCTAGGTGTTGCTATTCACCTAAAATTAGCTTTTTGGATTAGTTTAACCATCGGAACTATTAGCTGGTTGTGGCAATTTATTGAGTTAAGAAAACCAGAATTACCTAACCCTGCTTATGGGCAAATGTTCCGTCAAAATGTTTGGATTGGGTTTATTTTGTTAGCAGGAATGATTCTCGGTTCTTTGTAG
- a CDS encoding carbohydrate ABC transporter permease: protein MTGTTQKSRWQTVAIYGLLSAIAIITLFPLLWLISTALKSPTENILQSPPQLLPSQPTVENFPKVWQALPFGRYLYNSTLVAALTVGLNLLFCSLAAYPLARLSFPGRQGIFIAIVSTIMIPFQIVMIPLYILTVQLGLTNSYLGMIFPSLASAFGIFLLRQAFMSVPKEIEEAARMDGSSELGLWWHIMLPAVRPALITLAIFVFIGSWSDFLWPLIVIQDENLYTLPLGVAKLAGTFSLDWRLVAAGSVIAIAPVLLLFLVLQRYIVATDTSSGVKG, encoded by the coding sequence ATGACTGGGACAACTCAAAAGTCGCGTTGGCAAACGGTGGCGATTTATGGGTTATTGAGTGCGATCGCAATTATTACACTTTTCCCTTTATTGTGGCTCATCAGCACAGCTTTAAAATCACCTACGGAAAATATTTTACAGTCGCCACCGCAATTATTACCTAGTCAACCGACTGTAGAAAATTTCCCCAAGGTTTGGCAAGCTTTACCCTTTGGGCGATATCTCTATAACAGTACGTTGGTGGCGGCTCTAACTGTAGGTTTAAATTTATTATTCTGCTCCTTGGCGGCGTATCCTTTAGCAAGGTTATCTTTTCCAGGAAGACAGGGAATTTTTATTGCGATTGTCTCGACAATTATGATTCCTTTCCAGATTGTGATGATACCTTTGTATATTTTGACGGTGCAGTTAGGGTTGACAAATAGTTATTTAGGAATGATTTTCCCCAGCTTGGCATCTGCTTTCGGGATTTTTCTCCTCAGACAAGCTTTTATGAGCGTTCCCAAGGAAATCGAAGAAGCCGCACGGATGGATGGCAGTTCAGAATTAGGTTTATGGTGGCATATTATGTTACCAGCCGTTAGACCTGCACTCATAACTTTAGCTATTTTCGTATTTATCGGTTCTTGGAGCGACTTTCTTTGGCCTTTAATTGTGATTCAAGATGAAAATCTATACACCCTACCTTTAGGCGTAGCCAAATTAGCCGGCACATTTTCTCTAGACTGGCGTTTAGTGGCTGCCGGTTCAGTAATTGCGATCGCACCTGTTTTATTACTGTTCCTAGTTTTACAGCGTTACATTGTCGCAACAGATACTAGTAGCGGGGTGAAGGGATAA
- a CDS encoding HEPN domain-containing protein: MDKAKRILIQFWLKKAQRDLNAAQKLAQELPDIAIYHCQQGAEKALKGFLIFHDTEPGDTHNINTLVKLASQFKPEFTTLLKEAGYLSQYNQTYRYPMEAMEDFIPTPGELKKAYKLAMEVYQNVINSMPSEITGKS; the protein is encoded by the coding sequence ATGGACAAGGCAAAACGCATTCTGATACAGTTTTGGTTGAAAAAAGCCCAACGTGATTTGAATGCAGCACAAAAACTAGCTCAAGAATTACCAGATATAGCTATTTATCATTGTCAGCAAGGAGCAGAAAAAGCTCTAAAGGGATTTCTTATTTTTCATGATACAGAGCCAGGGGATACTCATAATATTAATACTTTAGTCAAATTAGCTTCTCAATTTAAACCAGAATTTACGACTCTTTTAAAAGAGGCTGGATATCTAAGTCAATACAACCAAACATATCGCTATCCGATGGAAGCAATGGAAGATTTTATTCCTACACCTGGAGAATTAAAAAAGGCTTATAAATTAGCTATGGAAGTTTATCAAAATGTAATTAATTCTATGCCTAGTGAGATTACTGGAAAATCTTAA
- a CDS encoding catalase family protein produces MNNPSLSTTEQEVIVDEVLAASLQAQQKAGPDLRQIHTKSHGLLWGEFIVEPNLPEHLRVGLFKTPQTYPTWIRFSSGGSPESRGKLRSDRQPDVRGIGIKVMNVDGEKALDDEEKTQDFTLNSHPTFLTKDIRDYADLPKVATGGLTPERLKEMAYTANILQKIAEKKVGNPLLIQYWSMSPFRFGEKIVKLSVKSQQPEQPPENLPESENYLRETIVKYLTEDKQEAYFDFLIQFYVDDEKTPIENLAQEWEETDSPFIKVATIRIPSQTFNFEERKRLDEGMLFTPWHTILEHEPVGSVNLSRKKLYSELAKARRAEIAQRLREPQPYEVLGAE; encoded by the coding sequence ATGAATAATCCCAGCTTATCTACTACTGAGCAAGAAGTGATAGTTGACGAGGTGCTAGCAGCTAGTCTGCAAGCACAGCAAAAAGCAGGCCCCGATTTGCGTCAAATCCACACTAAAAGTCATGGACTGCTGTGGGGAGAATTTATAGTTGAACCCAATCTTCCAGAACATCTGAGAGTAGGCTTATTTAAGACACCGCAAACTTACCCGACTTGGATTCGTTTTTCTAGTGGTGGTTCGCCGGAAAGCAGAGGAAAACTGCGCTCTGATAGACAACCTGATGTCCGGGGTATTGGTATTAAGGTGATGAATGTAGATGGAGAGAAGGCCTTAGATGATGAAGAAAAAACACAAGATTTTACACTTAATAGTCATCCTACATTTTTAACTAAAGATATTCGTGATTATGCTGATCTGCCGAAAGTCGCTACTGGGGGATTGACTCCAGAAAGACTCAAGGAAATGGCTTATACCGCTAATATTTTGCAAAAGATAGCCGAAAAGAAAGTCGGCAATCCGCTTTTAATTCAATATTGGAGTATGTCCCCTTTCCGGTTTGGGGAGAAAATTGTCAAATTAAGTGTCAAATCACAACAACCAGAACAACCACCAGAAAATTTACCAGAATCAGAAAATTACCTCAGAGAAACAATAGTCAAATATTTGACGGAAGACAAACAAGAGGCTTATTTTGATTTCTTGATTCAGTTTTATGTAGATGACGAAAAAACACCCATAGAAAATCTCGCTCAAGAGTGGGAAGAAACTGATTCACCCTTTATTAAAGTGGCTACTATTCGCATCCCTAGTCAGACATTTAATTTTGAAGAACGGAAACGTTTAGATGAAGGGATGTTATTTACTCCTTGGCATACCATACTAGAGCATGAACCTGTAGGAAGTGTAAATCTGTCTCGCAAAAAGTTATATAGTGAGTTGGCAAAAGCTAGGCGAGCAGAAATCGCTCAACGCTTGCGAGAACCGCAACCTTATGAAGTGCTGGGTGCTGAGTAG